The genomic region GCAGCTCCGGCAGCGCGGCGTGCAGTTCGACGTCTGCGAGATCACGCTGCGCAACCGCAAGCTCACCAAGGACCAGTTCATCGAGTACGTGACGTTCGTGCCGTCGGGCGTCGCCGAGGTGACGCGGCTCCAGCAGCGCGAGGGCTACGCCTACCTGCGGCCCTGAATAAGGTAATAAGAACAATTGATATTCAGCGCCCACGAGGGGCGCGCAGGCGTATTAGTATTCCCTTAAGTCAAGGAGGGAGCGATCCATGATGGGCCAACGAAGAGGGCTGCTGCAGGGGGTGGGGGCGCTGCTGCTCGCCGCGCTGCTGAAGCCGGTCGCCGCGCTCGCGGCATGGAACAAGGCCGCGTTCTCGTCGAAGTCGAGCGCCGACGCGCTGAAGAGCCTCGGCACGCCGGGCGCCGAAGCCTCGAGCGGGATCGTGATCGAGGCGCCGCAGATCGCCGAGAACGGCGCGGTGGTGCCGGTCGAGATCACCAGCAACATCCCCGGCACCACCTCGATCGCGGTGCTGGTGGACAAGAACCCCTACCCGCTGGTCGGCAAGTTCGACTTCATGGACGGCGCGCTGCCGTACGTGAAGGTGAACGCCAAGATGGGCGAGACTTCCGACGTGCGCGTGGTCGCCACGGCGGGCGGCAAGCACTACCAGGCGACGAAGGAGATCAAGGTGACCATCGGCGGGTGCGGAGGCTGACATGGCGGGACCGATGAAAATGAGGGCTACGCTGGCGGGCGGCTATACCGACGTGCGCGTGCTGATGACGCATCCGATGGCCACCGAGCAGCAGACCAAGGGACAGCCGCACTTCATCCAGAACCTGACCGTCAAGCTGAACGGCAAGACGGTGATCGAGGGCGAGATCAGCCAGGCGGTGTCGCGCAACCCGGTGTTCTCGTTCCGCTTGAAAGGCGGGGCGAAGGGCGACAAGATCGAGGTGAGCTGGCTCGACAACAAGGGCGACACGAACAAGACCGAGAGCGCGGTCGCCTAGCAACGAGGAGGAGGATGATGATGAAGCGCGCACTGCTATGCGCGGCGGGACTCAGCTTGGTCCTTTCGCCTGCGCTCGCCCAGCAGGCCTCGCCGTACGCCGACTACCAGAGGATGGCGCGCGAAAGCGCGCCGGTGGAGCTGTTCGAGCTGGGCGGCGAGGAGCTGTGGAAGAAACCGCAGGGGCCGAAGAACGTTTCCCTCGAGCAATGCGACCTGGGCGAGGGACCCGGCGTGCTGAAGGGCGCCTATGCCGGCCTGCCGCGCTACTTCGCCGACGCCGACCGCGTGATGGACCTCGAGACGCGGCTCCTGCACTGCATGACGACCCTGCAGGGGCGCAGCCGCGACGAGGCCACCAAGCGCGTGTTCGGCAACGCCGACCGGCCCTCGGAGATGGAATACCTTTCCGCGTACATCGCGGGCCACTCGCACGGCATGCCGCTGCGGCCGGGCATGAGCCATGCGAAGGAGCAGGCCGCGTTCGAGCTCGGGCAGAAGC from Terriglobales bacterium harbors:
- the soxY gene encoding thiosulfate oxidation carrier protein SoxY; translation: MGQRRGLLQGVGALLLAALLKPVAALAAWNKAAFSSKSSADALKSLGTPGAEASSGIVIEAPQIAENGAVVPVEITSNIPGTTSIAVLVDKNPYPLVGKFDFMDGALPYVKVNAKMGETSDVRVVATAGGKHYQATKEIKVTIGGCGG
- the soxZ gene encoding thiosulfate oxidation carrier complex protein SoxZ codes for the protein MKMRATLAGGYTDVRVLMTHPMATEQQTKGQPHFIQNLTVKLNGKTVIEGEISQAVSRNPVFSFRLKGGAKGDKIEVSWLDNKGDTNKTESAVA
- the soxA gene encoding sulfur oxidation c-type cytochrome SoxA — translated: MKRALLCAAGLSLVLSPALAQQASPYADYQRMARESAPVELFELGGEELWKKPQGPKNVSLEQCDLGEGPGVLKGAYAGLPRYFADADRVMDLETRLLHCMTTLQGRSRDEATKRVFGNADRPSEMEYLSAYIAGHSHGMPLRPGMSHAKEQAAFELGQKLYFHRVGAWDFSCASCHGEDDKRIRMSQLPVLYKPAVARPLIATWPAYRVSNSQFKTMQWRMNDCYRQMRMPEPAFGSEAAVALVHFLTVTAQGEPYRGPSIKR